A genomic window from Lotus japonicus ecotype B-129 chromosome 1, LjGifu_v1.2 includes:
- the LOC130730632 gene encoding probable inactive leucine-rich repeat receptor-like protein kinase At3g03770: protein MGFHDMVMLLFSAWCVFYVGFSSAQLQSSQTQVLLQLQKHLEYPSQLEPWKDRWTDLCSVSSSPQLNLTCKDNFVTELMIIGDKPTKGRDFHGFAIPNQMLSQSFSMDSLVATLARLTSLRVLSLVSLGIWGSLPSSIHRLYALEHLDLSSNYLYGSIPPKIFTIGNLQTLRLGDNFLNGTIPTLFNSSSNLKVLSLKNNRLTGQFPSSILSITTLIEIDMSTNEISGSLQDFTGLRSLEQLDLRENRLDSALPKMPPRLMGIFLSRNSFSGQIPKHYGQLKMLQQLDVSFNALTGTAPAELFSLPNISYLNLASNMLSGPLQNHLKCSNTLRFVDISHNRLVGVLPSSLRNELENRFVKSDGNCLSGSEQLHQHPVSYCVEAHVKKKSQNLGIFVGIVVGTLVIIMVLVLCIVVACRKYFTRGMSEQHLLHKTVQDSYAVGFSSDIITSARYVSETAKLGKEDIPACRSFSLEELLEATNNFDNSTFMGENIYGKLYKGKLENGMPVVIRCLPLSKRYSIRNFKLRLDLLAKLRHQHLVALLGHCIDGVMGERKDSKVFLIYEFVSNGNFQTYLSGDNSGKVFNWSERLKVLISIARAIHFLHTGMIPGFFKNRLKTNNILLSENWMAKLSDYGLSIISEENDASGVKGESPNSWQMKTLEDDVYSFGFILLEALVGPSVASKREACLLNATESFSSQDGWKKIVEPVVQATCSRESLVIMISITNKCISPESCNRPSIEDVLWNLQYASQVQATADGDQK from the exons ATGGGGTTCCATGACATGGTTATGCTACTGTTTTCTGCTTGGTGTGTCTTTTATGTGGGATTTTCCAGTGCTCAGTTGCAATCTTCTCAAACCCAAGTGCTTCTCCAGTTGCAAAAACACTTGGAGTATCCATCACAGTTGGAACCATGGAAAGATCGTTGGACAGATCTTTGCTCTGTATCTTCTTCTCCACAATTGAACCTCACATGCAAGGACAATTTTGTGACAGAGCTCATGATCATTGGTGATAAACCAACAAAAGGTAGGGACTTTCATGGGTTTGCTATACCAAATCAAATGCTATCACAGAGCTTCTCCATGGACTCTCTTGTGGCAACTCTTGCCAGGCTAACTAGCTTGAGAGTTCTTAGTCTTGTTTCTTTGGGAATTTGGGGATCACTACCATCTAGCATTCATAGACTTTATGCACTTGAGCATTTGGATTTGAGTTCTAATTATCTTTATGGATCAATCCCTCCAAAGATTTTCACTATAGGGAACCTTCAAACTCTTAGATTGGGTGATAATTTTTTGAATGGAACCATCCCCACCTTGTTCAATTCATCAAGTAATCTGAAAGTTCTAAGCTTGAAGAATAACAGGTTGACAGGTCAATTTCCATCTTCAATCCTTAGTATCACCACCTTGATTGAAATTGACATGTCAACCAATGAAATATCAGGGAGCTTGCAAGATTTCACTGGCTTGAGAAGCTTGGAGCAGTTAGATTTAAGGGAAAACAGATTGGACTCTGCACTGCCCAAAATGCCCCCAAGGTTGATGGGGATTTTCCTCAGTAGAAACTCCTTCTCAGGTCAAATTCCAAAACATTATGGTCAACTAAAAATGCTTCAGCAGCTTGATGTTTCTTTCAATGCACTCACAGGAACTGCTCCTGCTGAACTTTTTTCCTTACCCAATATCAGTTACTTGAATTTGGCATCCAATATGTTGAGTGGACCACTCCAAAATCACTTGAAATGTAGCAACACACTTAGATTTGTTGACATATCACACAACAGGTTAGTGGGGGTCTTGCCTTCTTCTCTGAGAAATGAATTGGAAAATCGATTTGTTAAGAGCGATGGAAACTGCTTATCTGGGAGTGAGCAGTTGCATCAGCATCCAGTGTCCTATTGCGTTGAGGCTCATGTGAAGAAGAAATCACagaatttgggaatttttgttGGTATTGTTGTGGGAACTCTTGTGATCATAATGGTTCTGGTTCTATGCATTGTTGTTGCTTGTAGAAAGTACTTCACTCGAGGGATGTCCGAGCAGCACCTGTTGCATAAAACAGTTCAAGATAGCTATGCAGTAGGGTTCTCTTCTGATATTATTACAAGTGCAA GGTATGTTTCTGAAACTGCAAAGCTAGGCAAAGAAGATATTCCCGCATGTAGATCATTTTCCTTGGAAGAGCTACTGGAAGCCACAAATAACTTTGACAACTCTACTTTTATGGGTGAAAATATATATGGGAAG CTTTACAAAGGAAAACTGGAGAACGGGATGCCGGTAGTAATAAGGTGCCTACCTTTGTCAAAAAGGTATTCCATTAGGAACTTCAAGCTGAGGTTGGATTTACTTGCAAAGCTTCGTCATCAGCATTTGGTAGCACTCTTGGGGCACTGCATTGATGGTGTTATGGGAGAGCGTAAAGACTCAAAAGTCTTTCTCATTTATGAATTCGTGTCAAATGGGAATTTCCAGACCTATCTCTCTG GGGATAATTCTGGCAAGGTTTTTAATTGGTCAGAGAGATTGAAAGTTCTAATTAGTATTGCTAGGGCCATCCACTTCCTACACACTGGAATGATACCAGGTTTCTTCAAAAATCGACTCAAGACCAACAATATTTTGCTTAGTGAGAATTGGATGGCAAAGCTCAGTGACTATGGACTGTCCATTATCTCAGAGGAAAATGATGCAAGTGGG GTAAAAGGAGAAAGCCCCAATTCATG GCAAATGAAAACATTAGAGGATGATGTTTATAGCTTTGGATTTATACTACTTGAGGCACTTGTTGGACCTTCAGTTGCTTCTAAAAGAGAAGCATGTTTGCTCAATGCAACG GAATCTTTCAGTAGTCAGGATGGTTGGAAAAAGATTGTGGAGCCAGTTGTGCAAGCTACTTGCAGTCGGGAATCTCTAGTTATTATGATTTCCATAACAAACAAGTGTATTTCTCCAGAGTCCTGTAACCGACCATCCATTGAGGACGTCCTTTGGAACTTGCAGTATGCTTCCCAAGTCCAGGCAACAGCTGATGGGGATCAGAAATAG
- the LOC130730644 gene encoding argininosuccinate synthase, chloroplastic-like has translation MAPLNAALTYSSPAIAPARHAREQLFQHQFCKTNSLSSNELGPRTSVVGARKTQVIKAVLQDIQIPETKNVTGLRGKLNKVVLAYSGGLDTSVVVPWLRENYGCDVVCFTADLGQGAQELEGLEEKAKASGASHLVVKDLKEEFVRDYVFPCLRAGALYERKYLLGTAIARPVIAKAMVDIAKEVGADAVSHGCIGKGNDQVRFELSFFALNPKLNVVAPWREWDITGREDAIEYAKKHNVPVPVTKKSIYSRDRNLWHITHEGDDLEDPANEPKKDMYMITVDPEDAPNEPEYVEIGIENGVPVSVNGKKLSPGNLVAKLNEIAGRHGIGRVDLVEDRIVGMKSRGVYETPGGTILFDAVRDLECLTLDRETLQLKDTLALKYAELVYAGRWFDPLRESLDAFMQKITETTTGSVTLKLYKGSAAVTGRKSPYSLYREDISSFDTGDLYNHADAVGFIKLYGLPMRIRAMMQQGL, from the exons ATGGCTCCTCTGAATGCAGCTCTCACATATTCATCCCCAGCTATTGCTCCTGCTCGACATGCAAGAG AGCAACTATTTCAGCACCAGTTCTGCAAAACAAATTCTTTGTCATCCAATGAG TTGGGGCCAAGAACAAGTGTTGTTGGTGCCAGGAAAACTCAAG TTATAAAAGCAGTGCTGCAAGATATACAAATTCCTGAAACCAAGAATGTTACCGGCTTACGCGGGAAATTGAATAAGGTTGTGCTGGCTTACAGTGGTGGCTTAGACACATCAGTGGTTGTCCCCTGGCTGAG AGAGAACTACGGTTGTGATGTTGTTTGCTTCACTGCTGATCTTGGACAA GGTGCACAAGAATTGGAAGGTTTAGAAGAGAAGGCCAAAGCTAGTGGAGCCTCCCACTTAGTTGTGAAGGATTTGAAGGAGGAATTTGTTAGAGACTATGTATTCCCTTGCCTGCGTGCTGGTGCACTTTATGAGAGGAAATACTTGCTTGGAACGGCAATAGCCCGCCCTGTGATTGCAAAG GCCATGGTGGATATTGCCAAAGAAGTTGGAGCTGATGCTGTTTCCCATGGTTGCATAGGGAAAGGAAATGATCAG GTTCGGTTTGAGCTCTCTTTCTTTGCTCTGAATCCCAAGTTAAATGTTGTGGCTCCATGGAGGGAGTGGGATATTACAGGGAGAGAAGATGCTATAGAGTATGCTAAGAAGCATAATGTACCTGTTCCTGTTACCAAGAAATCCATATACAGCAGGGACAGGAACCTTTGGCACATAACCCATGAG GGCGATGATTTAGAAGACCCAGCAAATGAACCAAAAAAGGATATGTACATGATAACTGTAGACCCAGAGGATGCTCCCAATGAACCAGA ATACGTGGAAATCGGGATAGAGAATGGTGTTCCTGTATCGGTGAACGGGAAGAAGCTTTCACCAGGAAACTTGGTTGCCAAGCTGAATGAGATCGCCGGAAGGCACGGAATCGGCCGAGTCGACCTTGTTGAAGACAGGATTGTAGGCATGAAGAGCCGTGGAGTTTATGAAACCCCTGGTGGCACCATCCTCTTCGATGCAGTGAGGGACTTGGAGTGCTTAACACTTGACAGAGAAACACTTCAGCTGAAAGACACATTGGCCCTCAAATATGCAGAGTTAGTGTATGCTGGGAGGTGGTTCGATCCGCTCCGCGAGTCCTTGGACGCCTTCATGCAGAAGATCACCGAAACCACAACAGGCTCAGTGACTTTGAAGCTGTACAAAGGTTCTGCTGCTGTGACTGGTAGGAAGAGCCCTTACAGTCTTTACAGAGAAGACATTTCTTCATTTGATACTGGGGATTTATACAATCATGCTGACGCTGTTGGCTTTATCAAGCTTTATGGTCTTCCAATGAGGATTAGAGCAATGATGCAACAAGGCCTCTAG